In Candidatus Electrothrix scaldis, the genomic window ATAATGCCGCTCCAGAGAATACATGACAAACTCGGCAGTCTTTCGTGTAGAAGCCCCCCAAAGAACAATGACAGACAACAACAAGGTCATTCCGGCAAGCCATCTTCTGTTGCCCCGCAGCAAAATAAAGGAGGCAAAAATAAGGACAATCCCCATACCCAGAGGATAAACAGGCAGAGGAAGCAGTTTAGTCAGCAAGTATCCCATAATCTCTCAATAAAATAATCATTAGCTTATTCATTTCTGTCCAGACAGTTTTCAAGGTTTCGTCATCCTGCCACCATCGCTCGTTCGGTTGCAAACGGCTGCCGAATTCACCTGAACTGACCACAGCTATGGTGACCGGACTTTTTGCAAATTGTTTGTGAAAAATCAGGGAGGCCCTGCGGGTGTGGTAGGGGTCGGTCACGACCAGCATACTGTGTATGCTCTGGGTCCGGCAATAGCTTTCTGCCAATTCCGCATCAGTAAAGGTGTTTTGAGAACCTTCCAGAACAGTGTTCTTTCCTGTTGCGGTACAATCCGGGCAGAACCGGTGCAGCATATCAGCCCAGGCATTCTTTTTATTATCCACCAGGACCAGATGCTTGACAAACCCGGACTCGTACAGGGATAAGCCCTTGCGGAAACGACTTCCTCCGCCTCCTCCCAGCACAACAGCAATATCTGCCTGCGTAACTGGCTCATCCACAAGAAGGAAAAAAGGAGCATAGCGCATCAAAAGTATCCCGCTGGCAAAAAACAGCACCATGCCGAACAGCATACCAAGGAGAAAAATGAGCAGTCGAGCTTTCAAACAGAATCCTTTCCCGCCCTATCTGCGGAGTACAATGCCCACCGCTTCTGCAAAACGCCGAGCATACAGCCAAGGCAAGGTGATTTTTTTTTCTTTCTGATAACGCCAGAGCATGAAATCCGGTGGAGGGAAAAGGTTTTGCACAATATAAGAACACCCTTGCGTCCAGGTGAGCCCCTGGAGTTCAAGAAGGGCATGTTTTTTAATACCTTCCTTTCTGTCTTTTCCCAGGAGAAACGCAGCAGTTTCATGCTCTGCCTGCTCCTGCAAAACGTTTCGTAACTCCTGAGAACAAACCGTACCAAACCAGGACTGGGTTGTTTTTATCGCATCAATACAGAGCGAGATAATCTGAAGTTCTTTGGCTCGCTGATGAAATCTCGTGCCCTCCTTTGCTGTCAACGCCTGACAAAGCAGGTGAATATCGTACAGCCAGATCAGGCGGTCTCCGCTATGGGAAAAATGGCCTGCCCGGTGAAAACAGGCAAAGATCAACGCATCCACCTTGTTCAGAGTGCGGGCATTTTCTCCCAAGGCCGATACTGCCTCAGCGCATTCAAAGAGTTTCCCCTCAATAAAGTCACGGCTGAAGCGGCTGTTGCAATTGCTCACCTGCCAGTGCAGGTCATAGCGACAGGTTATCCCTTGCGCGGTTTTCCTTGCATAACTCATCTGGGAGTTAATAGAGTCTACCTGCGCCTCATGTAAGGGAGCATAGCCCATTTTTTTCAGCAAGGCCGATGTCTTTTCCCGGTCTGTTTCAGGGATAAACAGGTCTGTATCACAGCGCGGTCGCAGGCCCGGTTCCGGGTACAGGGTATAGGATAACGGTGTTCCTTTCAACAGGAGCGGTGCCACCCCTATATCTGCCAGGCAAGCAAGAAGCTGACCAAGGTCGCTTTCCAGCACCACTTCAACAGCAGCCTGCCGTAACGCTGTTTGTTGTAAGCGAAGAAAAAGAGATTGCGGCCAGGAAGTTTTTCTTTTTGCTGCCAGTCTCTGATACAAGAGCGGAGCCATTCCCTGGGAGACAATATCCTGAAAAAAAA contains:
- a CDS encoding nucleotidyltransferase family protein; the protein is MTVRGLHPESATLIRQIFHDQEVLWPENNTFSEDIFFQDIVSQGMAPLLYQRLAAKRKTSWPQSLFLRLQQTALRQAAVEVVLESDLGQLLACLADIGVAPLLLKGTPLSYTLYPEPGLRPRCDTDLFIPETDREKTSALLKKMGYAPLHEAQVDSINSQMSYARKTAQGITCRYDLHWQVSNCNSRFSRDFIEGKLFECAEAVSALGENARTLNKVDALIFACFHRAGHFSHSGDRLIWLYDIHLLCQALTAKEGTRFHQRAKELQIISLCIDAIKTTQSWFGTVCSQELRNVLQEQAEHETAAFLLGKDRKEGIKKHALLELQGLTWTQGCSYIVQNLFPPPDFMLWRYQKEKKITLPWLYARRFAEAVGIVLRR
- a CDS encoding YdcF family protein — its product is MKARLLIFLLGMLFGMVLFFASGILLMRYAPFFLLVDEPVTQADIAVVLGGGGGSRFRKGLSLYESGFVKHLVLVDNKKNAWADMLHRFCPDCTATGKNTVLEGSQNTFTDAELAESYCRTQSIHSMLVVTDPYHTRRASLIFHKQFAKSPVTIAVVSSGEFGSRLQPNERWWQDDETLKTVWTEMNKLMIILLRDYGILAD